The nucleotide window GACATCCCACATGCTCTGTCTCGGACTAGCGTAAGGCTGAATACTCGATGCCACAGCCATTCCACAGGCTTCTCCACAGTCCATTGTCCGTAGGAATGTGGAAGGTCGAAGGAGAGATGAGAAGCGTTCCTTCTGCTTTTGTTCTCTCAATTAGTGTGATGGCCATCATTCCTCTCGATGATTAAACCTCGGCGTGGAAACAGAACCTCTGTTGAACCAATCAGAGAAGTCACCGAACAATTTAAAGGTCATGATCAATATAAAAAGGTTATCAGCAACTACCCCTTTCGGCGCATGATCTTAAATAAACCCACACGTATGCACATGAAACAGTGGCCGTTGCACCTGCCTTTCGATAATGGTTTTGGGAAGATGGGAGTCACGGCCACCGTTAGAGCCGTCTTTAGGGGAACGAGACGGTAGGCTTACCCGATGTGACTAAAAGCTGAAGCGCGACTCCTTTTACAGGCGCATCCACATGGCATCAAAAATCGTGCCGACTGCGTCCTCCCAATTTCCACCCTTCAGATCTCCACCGTGTCCGGACAAGAGTTCACGTGCACCGTCGCCAGCTACCCTGGATCCTCTTCAAGCGAACCAGGTGAGGTGACCGCGGCACCTGGCCGTATTTGAGATGTAAGATGACTTGGAAGATACTACTTACAAGGATACCTGGATATGATCCTTATCAAGTCCATGGCACCGCAGTGTCTCACCTCTCCCTCGCTGTGTTCGTCCTCTGCGCCCGCGCTTCATGGTACCCAAAAACCCTAGAAGCCCTAGCAGCGGCGCCATGAACGGGTCTTGCTGTAAGCTAGAGGACGGGTTCCCGGCGTTGCAGCTTTTCGGCCAGGGCGTCTCCTACACCTATGACGACGTCATCCTTCTTCCTGGCTACATCGACTTCCCCGCCGACGCCGTCGACCTCTCTACCCGCCTCTCCCGCCGCCGCTCCCTTGCCATCCCCTGCGTCGCCTCCCCCATGGACACCGTCTCCGAAGCCGCCATGTCCGTCGCAATGGCCGCCCTCGGCGGCGCCGCCATCGTCCACTGCAACAACGCCCCCGACAGCCAGGCCGCCATTGTCCGCGCCGCCAAGGCCCGCCGTATCCCCTTCGCCACCGACCCCGTCTTCCTCTCCCCCTCCGACTCCGTCTCCGACTTCGGCCCTGCTGCTTACGCAATCGTCACCGAGTCCGGGACCTCCAAGTCGAGGGTCGTGGGCGTCGTCGCCAAGTCCGATTGGGAGGGCCTAGCGAATAGGAATACTCTGGTTTCCGAGTACATGCTGCATGCGCCAGTGTCGGCTCCGGCGAGCTACGACTTCGAAAAGGTGGCGTCTTTCCTGGCCGGCGGGGGATTGGAGTACGCGCCGTTGGTGGCGGAAGATGGGGAGGTCGTTGATCTGGTCACCAAGGAAGACGTGGAGAGGATCAAGGGATTCCCAAGGCTGGGAGTGCCATCCCTGGGCGCCGATGGGAGGTTCGTTGTGGGGGCGGCAATAGGAACCCGGGAGACCGATAAGGAGAGGCTGGAGCATCTGGTGAAGGCCGGGACGAATGTGGTGGTGGTGGATAGCTCGCAGGGTAACTCCATATACCAAATCGAGATGATCAAGTATGCCAAGAGTATGTACTCGGAGTTGGATGTCATCGGAGGAAATGTTGTCACAGTTGCACAGGCGCAGAATCTGATCAAGGTCGGGGCTGATGGGTTGAGGGTGGGCATGGGATCGGGGTCCATATGTACCACTCAGGAGGTTTGTGCTGTGGGCAGAGGACAGGTATGATATCTCGTTCTTCAGTTTGATCTCATTCTACTTTTAGTTCCTTCCAAGGTAGAACTAACAATAACAATTCTAACACTGGCACAAAAGCGTAGGTTAGTGTTAACTTGTCTGTAGGTTTTATCTGGCTTGTGTCGTCCTGTTCTATTGCATATTAGTGATGAACTTGGATAAGGGTATTGAGAAACAAAGACTTACAAATAATGCTAGTCATATGACTATAAATAATACACTTGAATCCTCTCTGAGTGGCTGCAAAGGTTGCATTATTTTGATGATCCGGTGCAGTGTTAAATGTTTGTTAGTTGATCATTTCGTGAAACTTCACGTCCTCTCAAGACATTATTGATGATCTCACATGCTGCATTTATTTTGGTTTATATAGGCAACAGCAGTGTATAAGGTTGCATCTTTTGCAAAGGAACATGATGTGCCTGTTATCGCTGATGGTGGGATCTCGAATTCTGGACACATTGTGAAAGCTTTGACTCTAGGGGCTTCGACTGTTATGATGGGCAGTTTTTTAGCTGGTAGCAGTGAGGCGCCTGGTGTTTATGAGTATCTGGTATGTCCGCTGTTGTAACTGGTTATACTACTTTGCCTATTTTTCATGAATTTACTGTTAAAAATaacaattatgcatgataatcaaGGTTAGTTAATGCAGTGACCTATTTATCAATCACATGCCAGGAAATGTCTCAGTGCAGAGTACCAAGGGAGAATGACAATTTTGACCTTTACTACTTTGTTTCATTGTATCACACGGTTGAAATTATCTGCCACAGTGCTTTCTATGCAGCATTTATTTTTGAATGTCAAGATCTTATTTCTACTCAAATAGTCATGCGTATATTCCTTTAACCTGCTTCCTTCCATGGTGATCATGCATTGCTATTTAGACGAGGCACTATTTTAAGTTTTTGGcttagctattgaaaataagtatCCTAAATGAAAAGGAATTTTCAGTCGACTTGCTTATAGAAGATCAAAAAATTTTTGGCCAGCAGCTTTTACCTCACCATCTGGCCTAAACGACGCATCCACTTTTGTAAATCCGTGTATATTTTTACTCATTTCTGATGACCAGCATAAAGAATTGGTTAATTTAGGTCAATTTCTATGCTTGCGTAACTTGATTTACAGAATGGTCTTGGCTTGATGTTAAGTCTCTGTTCTTCGACGCACGGGGCAATAAAACATCTCAAGTTTGCCTGTTGTTTTAGTATGATATTAGTTCATAATATCATATTGTTATTCAACTTTTGCCTGTTGTTTTCCTGTTTTACTTAAGCCAATTGATTAATTACTCTGACCATTTTATAATATGAAAGTTTCCTCTCTGTTTTCACTTCGATAAAGCTAGAGGCAGTGGATATAGGAAGGATAAAAGGAAACATAATATGCGTCTCACTTTTCAACTTCACATTCTCAAACCATATTATGAATCATATAAATAACCAAAGAGGAAACTTTGCAGGAGAATAAACTTTCAGTTATGAAGCTTCAGTAGTTTTAAGCTTCTTGATAGAAATATGACAACCAATGAAAGAGACAAAAGGTGGTACTTGGAGCTTCTTTGATTAAGTAAAGAAAAGGACATAATCCTAGTAAAGTGAACATCTTGGAATTAAACATCTAATTGACTTTTAAATGACTGTTGACTTTGATAGCCAGAACTAAAACTCAAGTGCAAATACTCAGTTAAAAATAAATCTAATATGACTAAACTCTGCATCATCGAAAGACATATTTAGGTTTTTCATTCTAAAATTAGTCAGCATGTTCATCTTGAAGCTCTTGATGGGATCTGCTTGCTAGAGCTCAGTATATTGTATGTACTATGATGGTTTTGATTGATCTGACATCTGCTTTTCCAGAATGGTCACCGAGTGAAGAAGTATAGGGGCATGGGTTCTTTAGAAGCAATGACAAAGGGTAGTGATGCACGGTATTTGGGCGACACACTAAAACTCAAGGTTGCTCAAGGAGTTGTTGGTGCTGTAGCTGACAAAGGCTCCATATTGAAGTTTATCCCTTACACTATGCAAGCCGTGAAGCAAGGATTTCAGGATCTTGGTGCATCCTCTTTGCAGTCGGTTCATGATCTGCTACATTCAGAGGTGCTAAGATTCGAGGTATGCACTGATGTTTATTAATTTAAGAGCTTGCTATATTGTTCAATTTTTCTTGCCTTCTTTTACTTGTAGTATAGAATAAACTGGGCACTGGCGGAGGTTCTTTGTTTTTCTCAAATAATGAGCTAAGAGTGCATTGGACATACTCATGAGCAAAGGACCCTGCATGTGTTTTTGATTGTGCACCCAATTCTTATTGGTAGACCTGTCATTGTGTTACGTGGTCCCATCAAATTTTGATGCAGGGCCATCTTGGTGATTGGTTAGAGATAGTCTGGTTTCTTGTTTCACCGACTGCAGTATGTTTAACATTCCTGCGGTCTCATTTAGTTCCCCTTGTATTTTTGCACCCCCTTGTTCCTACATTACGTATGTACATATTTTtgcacatatgtacatatgtttcTACATTCCCTCTTATATTTTTGCACCCCCTTGTTTAACATTACAGACAACACATATGTACATATTCATGCATGAGGAGAGATTGAAAATGAGGATTAAGAAAATAGTCTCACATTGGTAAATATCGAGAGAGTCGAATGATATATATTTGAATTTAGCCCACAATCTAACAACTTAAGCTTTTGGATTGAACTGGTGCTTGACTCAATATATGTTAATCCAAGGTTCGTAAACAAGAAGAGTGAGtcaaagaaaaaaatgagaacgattgaaaaagagagagagagagagataaggatgattaaaaaaagagagaaaaagaaaagaagagtcaaagaaaaatgaagatgattgaaaaaagagagaaagagaaataagGATGAttaaaacaagagagagagagagagagagagagcagaagagATTTGAGCTAGGttcgtaacaaaaaaaaaagaaagagatttgAGCCAAGATGAGCTTGGTAATCAGCGTTGCGGACAAAATTAACCACACCACCTATCAAGCTATGGTTGCAAACAAAGTTGGCCATACCACCTACCCTTACAAGTAAGGGGGGAGATGATTGAATCACACATGAATAAGGAGAGAATATCAGAAGATATTCATATATGATGAGAGATTGAAAAAGAGGACTAAGAGAATAGTTCTACATTGGTAAATATCAAGAGAGTCAGATGATATATATTTGAGTCTAATCCACAACTTCACGGCTCAAGCTTTTGGGTTAAATTTGTGTCTAACTCAATATATGTTAATTGTATCTAGTTTGACTCACATTCATCATTAATGGATTTCTAGCACTTGTACATGCATATATGATATGTAGACTACACTTGTATAAACGGTATTTGTTTTATATATACAGATCATGTATACATAGATAATTTTGAGAAAAACTTGGTCCTCAGCACTAACTGCTCAAAAATGATAAAGCAGATGTAGGGATCACCATTGTTAACTTGAGCTTATGCACCTAAAGTGCCTAAATTAATATTGAGGATGTGCTTTTTGTTGACTCGTCAAGTGGAAACAACAAAATGGAGCGGAATGGAGCTAGTATAGTATGTACCTTGTGTAAATACATAAGTGAAAAACCTAAAACTTTAATGGTGATCCAGATCTGGGTGCATGCAGGCTTAGAGAGGCAGCACCTTATTGAATAGTTTTAAGCAATAAGTCAATAAAATGATTATATTATATCCTATAAACTATGTATCTGATGATCATTTACTGACATATGACATCAGATTTTGATACCAGAGGAATCTTGTTTTCTGGCCAATTTAGATGAACAGATCCTCTTTAATGGTACTGACTCATTCctttgatttatggattattgatctttTGTTGGAACTGAGAATAGTTGAACTTATTTCTTACTTGATTCTACTTCACTTCTtgccgtgtgtatatatatatatatatataagattctaATTTCGTATCGTGCTGGAGTTTCGAGCATAGTTCGATATGGTACGGTACAgagtaccgagcagtacaccagggtgtatcgctctgtgtgtgtgtgtgtgtatatatatatatatatataagttaaaaaaaggcgacgtcgcctcttttTTTTGcctgtgtggggagaagaaatcgaggttCCCATCTCCCCACGCAAAAAAGGGCAACGAGGAGATGTCGTCGcctcgcctcgtttcttctccctacGACGTCGTCGAGGCTTCTTCCCCCCAcgtggatgaggagaagtcgtcgacgacaccgaggcctcgtcgcctcataCGAGAATGAGACGACATCTCATCTGCGATGTCCGGCAAGGGAGGGCCAtgacggatcgggatcgtcgagggagagcagagtcggatctctaggttctcccctctcttctccctcttctttcttctccttaagctctccctcggctaatatcaCCTGATAGCGGGCggcgacggtcgaaatcgactgtCACTGATCGATTTAGGGTGGTAACGGGGCGGAAGCAGCCCCAATTGATGGTACGACCTGGTAGCGGACGGTCCGCGTATCGGTCTACtggcggaccggtatgtaccgcttggtacaagtgatattattcgaaattaaatcctttatatatatatgtatatatgtatatatatatatatgtgtatatatgtatgaaaTTACTGTGCAGAAATAGAAAATGCGTAGCTATGATTGAAAAGTTGGTAATCACCACCAGCAATGTGTAGATCATGGGGTTGTTAAGCATTAAATTTTGACACTATTGGCGGAGGACTTTGCCAAGGTCAGGATCTTAAAATGA belongs to Musa acuminata AAA Group cultivar baxijiao chromosome BXJ1-11, Cavendish_Baxijiao_AAA, whole genome shotgun sequence and includes:
- the LOC103972648 gene encoding inosine-5'-monophosphate dehydrogenase-like; translation: MRGRRCTYSAGDRNAKRGASTWHQKSCRLRPPNFHPSDLHRVRTRVHVHRRQLPWILFKRTSVSPLPRCVRPLRPRFMVPKNPRSPSSGAMNGSCCKLEDGFPALQLFGQGVSYTYDDVILLPGYIDFPADAVDLSTRLSRRRSLAIPCVASPMDTVSEAAMSVAMAALGGAAIVHCNNAPDSQAAIVRAAKARRIPFATDPVFLSPSDSVSDFGPAAYAIVTESGTSKSRVVGVVAKSDWEGLANRNTLVSEYMLHAPVSAPASYDFEKVASFLAGGGLEYAPLVAEDGEVVDLVTKEDVERIKGFPRLGVPSLGADGRFVVGAAIGTRETDKERLEHLVKAGTNVVVVDSSQGNSIYQIEMIKYAKSMYSELDVIGGNVVTVAQAQNLIKVGADGLRVGMGSGSICTTQEVCAVGRGQATAVYKVASFAKEHDVPVIADGGISNSGHIVKALTLGASTVMMGSFLAGSSEAPGVYEYLNGHRVKKYRGMGSLEAMTKGSDARYLGDTLKLKVAQGVVGAVADKGSILKFIPYTMQAVKQGFQDLGASSLQSVHDLLHSEVLRFEVRTGAAQVEGGVHGLVSFEKKFF